A window of the Sabethes cyaneus chromosome 1, idSabCyanKW18_F2, whole genome shotgun sequence genome harbors these coding sequences:
- the LOC128745568 gene encoding NPC intracellular cholesterol transporter 2-like, with the protein MFKFFLLAALVPAMVMAAVDFTACPNGAPTPSSLTVNDCSGGVCSLTAGGPVNALATGIVSPADSASATAHIVVRLGGLDVGFEIPAELEDACAVGIQGGCPLSAGAAFNYALNDDSLDVPARGVEVEIEVGLTGDGGVALGCLRFNAIIN; encoded by the exons ATGTTCAAGTTCTTCCTGTTAGCTGCTCTAGTGCCAGCAATGGTAATGGCTGCCGTTGACTTCACCGCAT GCCCCAATGGAGCACCGACACCATCCTCGTTGACTGTCAACGATTGTTCCGGTGGTGTGTGTTCACTGACGGCCGGAGGTCCGGTGAACGCTCTGGCTACTGGAATCGTCAGCCCTGCTGACAGTGCCTCGGCAACCGCTCACATCGTCGTCCGTCTGGGAGGTTTGGATGTTGGATTCGAAATTCCAGCAGAGCTAGAGGATGCATGCGCCGTTGGCATTCAAGGAGGCTGTCCGCTGAGCGCCGGTGCCGCTTTCAACTATGCACTGAACGATGATTCCCTGGATGTTCCGGCCCGCGGAGTGGAGGTAGAGATCGAAGTTGGTCTGACCGGCGATGGTGGAGTCGCTCTCGGCTGCCTGCGATTCAATGCTATTATTAACTAA